TGAAAGAAGCGTCGTAAGCAACCTTCTTGCTGGCCTGTACCAGATCCGGATCGGCCTTGAAATCGATCTGTGAGAGCACTGGCAGCGGGATGCTGCAGATGCAGTAATCAGCTTTGACGCTCTTCTCGTTATTGCCGTCGTGGTCGGTATAGACAGCGGTGACTTCATTGTCGCCTACCGTGATCGACTTGACCTTGGCGTTGTAGACGATCATGTCGCGGGTGCGCTTTTCAAAGGCGCGGGCCATCTGGTCCATCCCGCCGACCGGCTGGAAAATCGCCTGCTGGTGTTCGTAGACCAGACCCTGAATCAGGCTGGTCCAGTATTTGTCCTTCATCAGCTCCTGAAAAGGAATCGGGTCGCTGGGTTCCCCGGGCTGCAGGCGCGAAGCCGGGTCGACGTTGTAACCGCGTCGGGCGCTGGAGATCATGCCCTTGACGTACTTGTTGGCATCGTCCAGGGCGCCCCACTCGCTCATGGCTTCGGTCATCATGTCACGGTCTTCAGGAGTCATGTCCTGATCCAGCGCGCCTTTTTTGATGGACTTGGCCAGCAGTTCAGCCGTGTAGCCGTAGAAGTCGGAGCGCACCTCGCGGATGCGGTACTTCTTCTTGGTGTCCTTGCGGTGAACGTAAGCGTTCTCGTTCACCTGGATAAATGCTTCCAGCGGCACCGCAAATTCACGGGCGTAGTGCATGTAGGTACGGTGGTGGTAAGGAATACGCCAGGGGCCAGGGTTCAGGTAGTTACCTTCGCGGAACTTCACCGTCTGGGTTTCGCCGCCCAACTCGGTGAAGGTGTCGCCGCCACGCAGTGTCCAGCAGCGGCCACCGGCACGGTCGTTGTACTCCAGAATGGTGATGTCATAGCCCAACTTTTTCAGCTCGTAGGCCGAGGACATGCCGGCCAGGCCACCGCCCAGAATCAGCACGCTCTTGCCCTTGCCACTGCCCTGCAGGTCCGGCACGGCATCTTCGGTGCCCTGAGCACTCTGGGCCATCCCCAGCGAGGTCATGGCGAAGTAAGCCGCCGAGGTGCCGCCTACGGCACCCATCATTTCAATAAAGCGCCGGCGAGTCACGCCGCTATGTTCGTCTGTCATCCTGCTCCTCCTCCCAGAGCCTTGACTGGGCCTTTGGACCGCATCTGCTCGACATCTTCCGGCTTGGTGTCGCCGTCATATTTGTTCAGGTCGTGGCGCAGGTAGTTCACCACGCTGGCAATCTGCTCGTTGGTCAGGTCGGCCGCGAAGCTGGGCATTCCGCCCACACCGTTGAGGATAAAAGTCAACGGGTACTGCGGGCTTTGCAGGTTCGGGTTGTTGGCCAGCGCCGGGTAGTTCTTCTGGCCCGCGCCGTCGGTGGCCTTGACGCCTACACCGCCGGGCATGTGGCAAGCCTGGCAGGCCTGGGCAAACACGTCGGCACCCTCAGTGGCATCAAAGATGTGCTGCACCACCTGTTCGCCGTTGTTGTCGGCAGTCACGCTGGCAGCGTCGGGGGCCTGGTTGCCAGCGCCGTCCTTGGAGCCGGCCGGCGTGGTTCCGGCCTGCACGCCGCTGTCCTGACCGCTGGTGCCCTTTTGGGTACCGGCAGCATTGTTATCGGCAGACTGTGAAGAAGCCGTCGCCGCCGACTTGTTGGTCGTGGTGCTGGTTTCAGACGTCGTTTGGGCGCTGCGGCCATTGGCCGCCTGGGTGGCCCGGGCCATTTCCCGGTCCGGTGTGGTGCGCGCAAAGCCCAGCAGCAGCGCCGTGACAATCACGAACAGTGCGGCCAGAGCTGCCACGATCTTCCAGACCGATGATTTTGCTTGATCCATTGCGTCTCTCCTCAGGTTAAGTGAAGCCGGCGAGAACAGGCCCCGGCCAGCTGCGCTTTGTGATAAATGACCCTGTAGGTCTAGGGTCAACTTAGTCCTTTTTATCGCTGGGGGCAACTCATGAGAAGAAAGATGAGCACCATCTGAACCGTCGCTTAGGCATCGGGCAGGGCTTCAAGGACCACCACCGCCGAAGCGTGTTCGCGGCTATGGGTCAGGCTGAGATGGGCGCGCCAGCGCCGTTCCGCCATCTCGGCCGCAATGTGCGGTACGAAATGCAGCTGGGGCGCAGCACGCTCAAAGGGGCCGCCGGGCGTCAGGGCACGTTCTACCCAGACTTCCTGCCAGCCAAAAGGCCGCGGCCAGACCTTCTGAAAAGCCTCTTTGGCCGCAAAACGGGCCGCCAGCGAGGGCACCGGATCGCGCTGCGCTAGGGCGTACTCCAGCTCGGCGGGAGCAAAAAGGCGGCGGAAGCGCTGCGGCTCGCGCTCCAGCAGGCCACGGATGCGGGCCAGCTCGATCAGGTCATGGCCGACGGCAACAATCACGCCCAGCATGATAGCGGGCCAAGAGGGAGGCAAGGGCGCCGTCTGGCGACTGCCTCGGCCCGCTCACCGGGCGGCTTTAAGCAAACAGGTCCGACGACAGGTAGCGGTCACCCCGGTCACAGACAATCGACACGATCAGGCCGCGCTGGCCGGCCGCGGTCAGTTCGCGGGCCAGCTGCGCGGCGGCGTGCGCGGCGCCCCCACTGCTCATGCCGGCAAAGACGGTTTCTTCGCGGGCCAGGGCGCGGGTCATGGCGCGGGCATCGGCTTCGCTCACATCGATGACCCGGTCCACCCGCTCAGGTTCGTAGTTGGCGGGCAGGTAAGCTTCGGGCCAGCGGCGAATGCCGGGAATGTTGGCGCCCTCGGTGGGCTGCACGCCCACGATCTGCACGCCCGGGTTCTGTTCCTTGAGGTAACGCGACACCCCCATGATGGTGCCGGTGGTGCCCATGCTGGACACGAAATGGGTGACCTGACCGGCAGTGTCGCGCCAGATTTCGGGGCCGGTGGTTTCATAGTGGGCGCGGGGGTTGTCCGGGTTGCCGAACTGGTTGAGCATCTGGGCATGGCCGGCCGCCACCTCGGCGCGCATGTAGTCGATGGCCGCTTCCATGCCGCCGTCTGCCGGCGTCAGGGTGACGGTGGCGCCGTATGCGCGCATGGTCTGTACCCGCTCGACAGTGGAGTTCTCGGGCATCACCAGTTCGATGTCGAGGTCATTGAGCCGCGCCAGCATGGCCAGGGCAATGCCGGTGTTGCCGCTGGTCGCTTCGATCAGGCGCACGCCCGGCTGGAGTTCGCCGCGTTCCAGCAGCCCCTCAATCATGGCACGGGCCGCGCGGTCCTTGACGCTGCCGCCGGGGTTCTGCCCTTCCATCTTGCCGTAGACATCTACCAGATCGGTGCTGAGACTATGCAGCTTGACCAGCGGCGTGTTGCCGATCAGGTCCAGGGCCGAGGAGTACAGAGCGGGTTGAGAGCCGGGTGCTTGGTCAGTCATGTGCGGCAGTGTAGAGCAGGGCCGGGCCGGCCAAATGCGAGCTGAGACGAACCCGGGTTCGGTCCTGCCCCCAGACTCAGCCCAGCCGCAGGTCCAGTTCGCCGCGGTAGTACACCTTGGCGCCGGGAGCCACACTGCGGGTAATCCAGACATTGCCGCCGATCACGCTGCCGGCCCCGATCACCGTCTGGCCGCCCAGAATGGTGGCCCCAGCATAAATCACCACATTGTCCTCGATGGTGGGGTGCCGCTTGGTGCCGGCCATGTCCTTCTCGACACTCAGGGCGCCCAGGGTCACGCCCTGGTACAACTTGACGTTGTTGCCCAGCTGGGCCGTTTCGCCCACCACGATGCCGGTGCCGTGGTCAATGCAGAAGCGCTCGCCGATTTCTGCGCCCGGATGAATGTCGATGCCGGTGCGGCCGTGGGCCCGCTCGGTAATCAGGCGGGGCAGCATCGGCACGCCCAGGCGGTGCAGGCGGTGAGCGATGCGGTAAAGCGCCGCAGCATAAAAGCCCGGGTAGGCACGGATCACCTCGTAGTGGCTGCGGGCGGCCGGGTCGCCCTCCCACATGGCGTGGGCGTCGTCCACCAGCCGGGCGTACAGCTCCGGCACCCCTGCCATGAACTCGGCGGCCAGGGCGTGGGCCGGCTGCGGCAATTCATGGCCCAGCGGCGTGAGGGTGCGGGCCAGGGTCGCTTCCAGGCGAATCAGTTCGGCCCGCAGGCAGTCGGTGTTGTCGATGCAGCGCCCGGTCTGCTCGGGAAAGAGGGTGTAAAGCAGGCCCTCGGCCCACTCCACCATCCACTCGCTGGGGGGGTAACGGCCACCCTCGCGGTGATGCTGCAGCAATCGCTCCAGAAATTCGGGGCGGAGAAAAGCCGGGCCAGACGAAGTCATGACAAGGAGTATAGGCAGCCGCCGGCGCGGTCAGGGGATGCCGCAGCAGTTTTCCTGGCCTCTGGCCGCAGGCGCGGGAAGCCGCCCGCCCAGGCTATCAGCGCTTTTTCTTAAGGCGAGCCTGGCCCGCGCCGTCTGTCCCGGCATGCTAAAATCCACCGACATCTGGGGGAGTAGCGGCCCGTAAGCGGGCGCTCCGGAGCCGTCAATACGCCGGGAGAAACTCCCGGCCGGCCCGGCAGCAGCAAAAGCGAGACCTGGACAGACCACCGCACGCAGAGCGGAGGCTGTCCAGGCGCCTTTTTTTGGGGTGGTCTGGCCCCTCCGCACCTGCGGCGCGGTGGGGAGGTAAAAGCATGGACCTGAGCAATGTGCTAGGCGGAGTATGGCTGGGACAGCCGGCATGGATGTGGCTGGTTTTTGTCGGAACGGTGGCGGCGCTGCTGGCCTTCGACCTGGGCGTACTGGGCCGGCGGCGCGGCGGGAACGGCGAAATCGGCGTGCGCCGGAGCCTGCTGCTGAGCCTGTTTTATATTGCGGCGGCGGAGGCTTTCGGCGGCTGGGTCTGGCTGACCCTGGGCGCCCAGAGCGGGCTGGAATACTTCACCGGCTTCGCGCTGGAAAAGGCCCTCGCGCTGGACAACGTGTTCGTGATCAGCATGATTTTCGGGGCGCTGGCGATTCCGCGTCAGTACCAGCACCGGGTGCTGTTCTGGGGCATTCTGGGCGTGCTGGTGCTGCGGGCCGCCATGATCGGGCTGGGCGCGGCGCTGGTCACGCAGTTCGAGTGGGTGATGTGGGTTTTCGCCGCTTTCCTGATCTACAGCGGCGTGCGGATGCTGCTGAACCGGGACGCGGAGGAACAGGCCCCCGACCCGGCCCGTCACCCCCTGATCCGGGCGCTGGGGCGCCTGCTGCCCATCACGCCGCAGCTGCACGGGGACCGATTCATGGTGCGGCTGCCAGACGCGGCCGGACGCCTTCGGCGGCACGCCACCCCGCTGCTGGTGGCACTGATCACGGTGGAAGCCGCCGACCTGGTCTTTGCGGTGGACAGCATCCCGGCCATTTTCGCCATTACCAAAGACCCTTTCTTGGTCTATACCTCCAACATCTTCGCGGTGCTGGGGCTGCGGGCGCTGTACTTCGCGCTGGAGGCCCTGCTGCACCGCTTCGAGGCGCTCAAGACTGCCCTGTCGCTGGTGCTGGTCTTTATTGGCGGCAAGATCGTGTACGCGCAGTTTTTCGGCAAGGTGGACGCCGGAGTCAGCCTGGGGGTTACGCTGGCGCTGCTGCTGGGCGGCGTGCTGTACGGCCTGTGGCAAACCCGCGGCCGGCGCCAGCCGCTGGCCTGAGCTACGCCATGTCCCTGGCTCTGTACTGCCGTACCGGGGCCAGACACGCGGCATGATAGGCAGCGTGCCCTCTTCCCCGCCCGTATCTGCTCCCCTTCCCGCCTGGCGCCGACTGTACGGGACCTATCCACCGGCTTTCTGGGTGGTGTGGGTCGGCACCCTGATCAACCGCATAGGCGAATTCGTGGTGCCGCTGCTGGGCTTTTACCTGAGTGCCGAGCGGGGCCTGAGCCTGGGGCAGGTGGGCCTGATTCTCAGCGCGATGGGCATCGGCCGCTTTGTGTCGGAGCCGCTGGGCGGAGCACTGAGTGATCGCTTCGGCACCGCCGTGACCATGCGCCTCTCGCTGGCCGGCGGCGGGCTGATGCTGTTGCTGCTGGCCCAGGCCCGCTCGTTCGGGAGTCTGTTTGCCGGGGTGCTGGCCTTCGCGCTGTTTCAGTCGCTGTACAAGCCGGCAGTCAGCAGCGCCGTGGCGGGGCTGACCCAGGGCGAGCAACGCACCCGCGCCTATAACCTGCTGTACTGGGCGGTCAACGTGGGGGCATCGGTGGCGCCGGTGCTGGGCGGCTGGCTGGCGGGGTTCTCGTTCCGGCTGGTGTTCTGGCTGGATGCGGCGGCCATGTTTATCTATGCCCTGCTGCTCACCCTGCGCTTTCCCAACCGGCGGCCGGAACGCCGCTTGGGCGGGCCAGGACAAGCGGGAAGGCGCGGCCTGCTGCCCCGCGACCGGCTGCTGTGGCAGTTCTGCCTGGCAACCTTGCTCTACTCCCTGACCTATCAGGGCTACAAGTTGCTGGCGCTGGTGTTCGCGCAGGCTGGCTACAGCCCTGCGCAGTACGGGCAGGTGGTGGCGGTCAACGGAGTGCTGGTGGTGCTGCTGGGCCTGCCGCTGGGACACCTGATTGCCCGGGACAACCACCCGCGCTGGCAACCTATCGGAGCGGCGCTGCTGGGGCTGGGTTTCCTGGGACACGCTTTTGCCACCACGCTGCCGGCGCACATGCTGGCGGTGGTGGTCTGGACGGTGGGCGAGATCGTGGCCTACTCCATTTCCAAGACGGTGGTCAGTGAACTGGGCCGCCCCGAGCAGCGCGGGCGGTACATCGGGCTGGTGGGCAGTATGAGCGGGCTGGCAGGCTTGCTGGCCCCGCTGCTGGGCGCAGCGCTGCTGGAGCGGGCCGGCGCCGCGCCGATGTGGTACGTGCTCTCGGGGCTGGGCTTCGCCTCGGCCGGGCTTTATGTGCTGCTGGAAAGCCGGATTCAGGCACGCCGGGCCGCCGTGACGGCGCTGGAAGCTGCTGCGACCACCTGAACTGAACACCTGATCCCACCAGCTCTGCACTACATCCGCCAGCTCTGCACTACGCCATCTGGCCCATGCTGCCGCGCTGGCCCATCCTCTAGGCTGGGCAGCATGACCACTTCCGCTTCTCATTCTGCTGCGGGCAGCGCCCCGGCACGGTCGTCCTCCGGGCGCACCCTGGCCGTGCTGGGCCGCTACCTGGCCCCGCTGAAGTGGTGGGTGCTGGCCCTGGCCGCGCTGCTGCTGGGGGCCACCGCCCTGAACCTGATGCTGCCGCAGCTGCTGGCCCGCTTTGTGGACGATGCCCGGCTGGGGGCGGAGGCCGACCTCAGGGTGCTGACCCGACTGGCCCTCACCTATATCGCCTTTGCGGTGGGCGTGCAGCTGATGAACGCGGCCGCCACCTACCTGGGCGCCCGGGTGGGCTGGCAGGCCACCAACCGCCTGCGTGCCGACCTGACCGGGCACCTGCTGAGCCTGGACATGGCCGAGCACAAGGAACGCACCCCCGGCGAACTGATCGAGCGCATTGACGGCGACGTGACCGCGCTGAGCAACTTCTTCTCGCAGTTCGCGGTGCGGGTATTCGGCGCCGGGCTGCTGCTGCTGGGCGCGCTGGTGATGTTCTGGCGGGTCAACGCCTGGACCGGGCTGGGTGTGACCCTCTTTGCGGCGCTGACCCTCTGGGCCATGAATCTGGTCCGCAAGAACGGCATCGAACCTACCCGGCGCGAGCGCGAGAGCAGCGCGCAGCTGTACGGCTACGTGGAAGAGCGGCTGGCCGGCCTGGACGACGTGCGTTCGCTGGGCGCCGGCGAGCATCACCTGCGCGGTTTTCTGGGCGTGCAGCGCAGCTTTTTCCGGAATTTTCTGGCGTCGTGGAAAGCGCGGGCCATCGTCTGGCAGCTGAGCATGGGACTGTTCGCCGCCGGCTACGTGGCGATTCTGGCCGCCGCCGCTGGCCTCTACGCCGCCGGCACCATCAGCCTGGGCACGGCTTTTTTGCTGTACTCGTACATGAGCATGGTGGAAGACCCCATCGATCAGCTCAGCCAGCAACTACAGGACCTGCAAAAAGCCGGGGCCAGCCTCAGCCGCATCGGGGAGCTGCTGGCGCTGCGCTCGGAGCTGGTCAGCGGCACCCAGGAGCTGCCCGCCGGCGCCCCGGAACTGACCTTTGACCGGGTGGATTTCCGCTACTCGCCGGAGGGTGAGCGGGTGCTGAAAGACGTGTCCTTTACCCTGCCGGCCGGGCAGACGCTGGGGCTGCTGGGCCGCACCGGCAGCGGCAAGACCACCCTGACCCGGCTGGTCTCCAGGCTGTACGACCCCAGCGGCGGCGAGGTGCGGCTGGGCAACCTGCCGACCACTGACATTGCCCTGCCCAACCTGCGCGAACGGGTGGCGGTGGTCAGCCAGGACGTGCAGTTTTTCAGGCAAGTGTGCGCGACAACCTCACCTTCTTTGACCCCAGCGTGCCCGACGCGGAGGTGGCCGCCGCCCTCCAGGAAGTGGGCCTGGACGAGTGGCTGGGCGGGCTGGAAAACGGCGTCCACACCCCGCTGCCCACCGGCAGCCTGAGTGCCGGGCAGTCACAGCTGCTGGCTTTTGCCCGGGTGCTGCTGCAACGGCCCACGGTGGTGATTCTGGACGAGCCCAGCAGCCGCCTGGACCCCGCCACCGAGGCCACCCTGACGGCCGCCATGAACCGGCTGCTGAGCGGGCGCACTGCCATCGTGATCGCGCACCGGCTGGAAACGGTGGCCCGCGCCGACCGGATTCTGGTGCTGGGCGCCGGCGAGGTGCTGGAGTTCGGTGAGCGCGCGGCCCTGGCCGCCAACCCACGCTCACAGTACGCGGCGCTGCTGCGGGCCTCGGCCGGCGCGGCGGAAGGCAGCGCCGAGGAGCTGATGGAAGAACTGCTGGTGTAACCGCTTCTTCCCAGCTCTCCCTGTTTGCGCACTCTTTTCTGTCTCAAGCCTTTTTCTCTGCATCACTTTCCCGTGAGGACCCCACCCATGACCACGACTTCCAGCAGTTCCAACCCGCATCAGGTGGACGGCGCCCAGACTTTTGCTCTGGCGCGGCGCATCATCGCCTACAATCCGCTGCTGTTTTTGACCAATCTGGCGCTGTGGGCCAGCGTGTACCTGACGCCGGCCGCGCTGGCCTGGCTGATCAGCGAGCTGTTCCGGCAGCTGGAAGCGGTCACGCCCGGTCCCGGCGCGCAGCTGGGCGCCGTGTGGCTGGCACTGGCGGCCTTTGCGGCGGTGCGGCTGCTGCGCTTCGGGCTGTTTTACGCGGCGTTCCTGAAATTTATCGAGCTGACGGCCACCACCGGCGCGCTGCTGCGCCGCAATCTGCTGAACTACCTGTTGACCGCCAGCGGCACCCGCGCCCTGCCCGACACCCCGGCCGAAGCAGTCAGCCGCTTCCGCGACGATGTGGAAGACGTGAACGCCTACATCGAAGCCTGGGTGGACGGGTTCGGCATGGCACTGCTCGTGCTGGTCGCCGTCGGCCTGATGGCGCGGGTGGACCTGCGGCTGACAGTGGTGGTGGTGGCGCCGCTGTTCCTGATGATTGCCGTGGTGAGCCGCCTCTCGCCGCGGATCCGCACCTACCGCCGCCGGATGCGCGAGGCCACCGCCCGGGTGACCGACTTTATCGGGGAAACTTTCGGCGCCGTAGGAGCCGTGAAGCTGGCCGGCCGCGAGCGGCAGATGGTGGCGCACCTCGAAGCACTGGGCGACATCCGGCAGGATGCGGCCCTTAAGGACGTGCTGCTGACCGAGCTGATCCGCGGCGTGAACACCAACATGGTCTTTCTGGCGACCGGGCTGGTGCTGCTGCTGGGCGCCCGGCTGGTGACCGGCGGACAGATGGTGGTGGCCGATTTCGTGCTGTTTATCGGGCTGCTGCCGCGGCTGACCGGCACCTTGGGATTTTTCGGGGACTGGATCGCCACCCACCGCCGCACCGGCGTGGCCTTCGAGCGCATGAACCGCCTGCTGACCGACGCTGGCCCCTTCGAGCCGGCCCGGCACGCCCCGCTGTACCTGCGCGGCGAGGCGCTGCCGGCCCCCGCCCCAGCCCCGGCCGCCGAGCCGCTGCGCGAGCTGGAAGTGCGCGGGCTGACCGCCCAGTATGGCGGCAGCGGCGGCGTGCAGGACGTGAACCTGACCGTGCGCCGGGGGCAGTTCGTGGTGGTGACCGGCCGAATCGGCAGCGGCAAAAGCACCCTGGTGCGGGCGCTGCTGGGGCTGCTGCCACACCAGAGCGGCGAGATTCTCTGGAACGGGGAGCAG
This window of the Deinococcus sp. Marseille-Q6407 genome carries:
- a CDS encoding flavin monoamine oxidase family protein, with protein sequence MTDEHSGVTRRRFIEMMGAVGGTSAAYFAMTSLGMAQSAQGTEDAVPDLQGSGKGKSVLILGGGLAGMSSAYELKKLGYDITILEYNDRAGGRCWTLRGGDTFTELGGETQTVKFREGNYLNPGPWRIPYHHRTYMHYAREFAVPLEAFIQVNENAYVHRKDTKKKYRIREVRSDFYGYTAELLAKSIKKGALDQDMTPEDRDMMTEAMSEWGALDDANKYVKGMISSARRGYNVDPASRLQPGEPSDPIPFQELMKDKYWTSLIQGLVYEHQQAIFQPVGGMDQMARAFEKRTRDMIVYNAKVKSITVGDNEVTAVYTDHDGNNEKSVKADYCICSIPLPVLSQIDFKADPDLVQASKKVAYDASFKAGIESRRFWETEEGIYGGISYTDQKIELVSYPNGGRNRDNTGVLLAAYQYGPTGIQYTGMSPDKRLAEVRKQVAQIHPQIDKEFISGVSVGWHRVPWVLGCASSYTDEQRQTIYRTLSARHGRIILAGEQISYWPGWQEGALLSAMTAVKEIHSAAQAG
- a CDS encoding c-type cytochrome — translated: MDQAKSSVWKIVAALAALFVIVTALLLGFARTTPDREMARATQAANGRSAQTTSETSTTTNKSAATASSQSADNNAAGTQKGTSGQDSGVQAGTTPAGSKDGAGNQAPDAASVTADNNGEQVVQHIFDATEGADVFAQACQACHMPGGVGVKATDGAGQKNYPALANNPNLQSPQYPLTFILNGVGGMPSFAADLTNEQIASVVNYLRHDLNKYDGDTKPEDVEQMRSKGPVKALGGGAG
- a CDS encoding 4'-phosphopantetheinyl transferase superfamily protein; this encodes MIVAVGHDLIELARIRGLLEREPQRFRRLFAPAELEYALAQRDPVPSLAARFAAKEAFQKVWPRPFGWQEVWVERALTPGGPFERAAPQLHFVPHIAAEMAERRWRAHLSLTHSREHASAVVVLEALPDA
- the cysM gene encoding cysteine synthase CysM → MTDQAPGSQPALYSSALDLIGNTPLVKLHSLSTDLVDVYGKMEGQNPGGSVKDRAARAMIEGLLERGELQPGVRLIEATSGNTGIALAMLARLNDLDIELVMPENSTVERVQTMRAYGATVTLTPADGGMEAAIDYMRAEVAAGHAQMLNQFGNPDNPRAHYETTGPEIWRDTAGQVTHFVSSMGTTGTIMGVSRYLKEQNPGVQIVGVQPTEGANIPGIRRWPEAYLPANYEPERVDRVIDVSEADARAMTRALAREETVFAGMSSGGAAHAAAQLARELTAAGQRGLIVSIVCDRGDRYLSSDLFA
- a CDS encoding serine O-acetyltransferase, with amino-acid sequence MTSSGPAFLRPEFLERLLQHHREGGRYPPSEWMVEWAEGLLYTLFPEQTGRCIDNTDCLRAELIRLEATLARTLTPLGHELPQPAHALAAEFMAGVPELYARLVDDAHAMWEGDPAARSHYEVIRAYPGFYAAALYRIAHRLHRLGVPMLPRLITERAHGRTGIDIHPGAEIGERFCIDHGTGIVVGETAQLGNNVKLYQGVTLGALSVEKDMAGTKRHPTIEDNVVIYAGATILGGQTVIGAGSVIGGNVWITRSVAPGAKVYYRGELDLRLG
- a CDS encoding TerC family protein, with translation MDLSNVLGGVWLGQPAWMWLVFVGTVAALLAFDLGVLGRRRGGNGEIGVRRSLLLSLFYIAAAEAFGGWVWLTLGAQSGLEYFTGFALEKALALDNVFVISMIFGALAIPRQYQHRVLFWGILGVLVLRAAMIGLGAALVTQFEWVMWVFAAFLIYSGVRMLLNRDAEEQAPDPARHPLIRALGRLLPITPQLHGDRFMVRLPDAAGRLRRHATPLLVALITVEAADLVFAVDSIPAIFAITKDPFLVYTSNIFAVLGLRALYFALEALLHRFEALKTALSLVLVFIGGKIVYAQFFGKVDAGVSLGVTLALLLGGVLYGLWQTRGRRQPLA
- a CDS encoding MFS transporter, with the protein product MPSSPPVSAPLPAWRRLYGTYPPAFWVVWVGTLINRIGEFVVPLLGFYLSAERGLSLGQVGLILSAMGIGRFVSEPLGGALSDRFGTAVTMRLSLAGGGLMLLLLAQARSFGSLFAGVLAFALFQSLYKPAVSSAVAGLTQGEQRTRAYNLLYWAVNVGASVAPVLGGWLAGFSFRLVFWLDAAAMFIYALLLTLRFPNRRPERRLGGPGQAGRRGLLPRDRLLWQFCLATLLYSLTYQGYKLLALVFAQAGYSPAQYGQVVAVNGVLVVLLGLPLGHLIARDNHPRWQPIGAALLGLGFLGHAFATTLPAHMLAVVVWTVGEIVAYSISKTVVSELGRPEQRGRYIGLVGSMSGLAGLLAPLLGAALLERAGAAPMWYVLSGLGFASAGLYVLLESRIQARRAAVTALEAAATT
- a CDS encoding ABC transporter ATP-binding protein, producing the protein MTTTSSSSNPHQVDGAQTFALARRIIAYNPLLFLTNLALWASVYLTPAALAWLISELFRQLEAVTPGPGAQLGAVWLALAAFAAVRLLRFGLFYAAFLKFIELTATTGALLRRNLLNYLLTASGTRALPDTPAEAVSRFRDDVEDVNAYIEAWVDGFGMALLVLVAVGLMARVDLRLTVVVVAPLFLMIAVVSRLSPRIRTYRRRMREATARVTDFIGETFGAVGAVKLAGRERQMVAHLEALGDIRQDAALKDVLLTELIRGVNTNMVFLATGLVLLLGARLVTGGQMVVADFVLFIGLLPRLTGTLGFFGDWIATHRRTGVAFERMNRLLTDAGPFEPARHAPLYLRGEALPAPAPAPAAEPLRELEVRGLTAQYGGSGGVQDVNLTVRRGQFVVVTGRIGSGKSTLVRALLGLLPHQSGEILWNGEQVSDPASFFVPPRSSYTAQLPGLFSDTLRENVLSGADEAALNRAVRLAQLDTDLAQLGGGLDTPVGARGVKLSGGQIQRAAVARMLARDADLLVFDDVSSALDARTESALWDALGRELDATCLVVSHRRAALSRADWVVVLQAGRVADQGTLAELLERSPEMQALWAEDAPH